In Cryptomeria japonica chromosome 10, Sugi_1.0, whole genome shotgun sequence, a genomic segment contains:
- the LOC131036134 gene encoding (+)-neomenthol dehydrogenase produces MDSRWWTKETVAVVTGSKRGIGYAIVRRLAENGIRVILTDPDQEVGTAAVKTLQDAGFDNVIFYQLDVKDDTGIHVFEKWMKERYGKLDILVNNAGIMGISIDYDILKANQADPRQIFSGKTVEGISESYEMAKECIDINYYGTKRMAEAFLPLLKRASDAGGRIVNVSSRAGVLEFLQNEALRQQLNDLDNLNEVKIDTFLESFLKDFQEGLLKNNGWPVQFSAYYVSKAAVSAYTRVLARQNPDMYVNCVHPGYVKSEMNFNTGHLSTDEGAEGPAMLALLPPGSPSGQYYNRKERASFYFLDK; encoded by the exons ATGGATAGCAG ATGGTGGACAAAGGAGACTGTAGCAGTGGTGACAGGAAGCAAGAGAGGCATTGGATATGCAATTGTTCGCAGATTGGCAGAGAATGGTATACGTGTAATTTTAACGGATCCAGATCAAGAGGTGGGCACGGCTGCTGTCAAGACTCTCCAGGATGCTGGGTTTGATAATGTTATATTTTATCAGCTGGACGTGAAGGATGATACAGGCATTCATGTGTTTGAAAAATGGATGAAGGAACGTTATGGAAAGCTTGATATTCTG GTTAATAATGCAGGAATAATGGGAATTTCAATAGATTATGACATCTTAAAGGCCAACCAAGCAGATCCAAGACAGATATTC TCTGGAAAAACAGTGGAAGGTATTTCTGAGAGCTATGAAATGGCCAAGGAATGCATTGACATTAACTATTATGGTACCAAACGAATGGCCGAAGCGTTTCTTCCTCTTTTGAAGCGTGCTAGTGATGCTGGAGGTCGAATTGTGAATGTTTCTTCTCGTGCTGGAGTCCTGGAG TTTCTCCAGAATGAAGCTTTGAGGCAGCAGTTGAATGACCTGGACAATTTGAACGAAGTTAAAATAGATACATTTCTTGAAAGTTTCCTGAAAGATTTTCAAGAGGGATTATTGAAGAACAATGGCTGGCCCGTTCAATTTTCAGCTTACTATGTATCCAAGGCTGCAGTGAGTGCTTACACACGAGTACTTGCACGTCAAAATCCTGACATGTATGTGAACTGTGTCCATCCAGGATACGTAAAGAGTGAAATGAATTTCAATACAGGACACCTATCAACTGATGAAGGTGCCGAGGGACCTGCAATGCTAGCCCTTCTTCCTCCTGGTTCACCTTCTGGGCAGTATTACAACAGAAAGGAAAGAGCTAGCTTTTATTTTTTAGATAAATGA